A genome region from Chryseobacterium sp. G0186 includes the following:
- a CDS encoding KUP/HAK/KT family potassium transporter — MADVTEDGYHFDIKKLSFIGVLVSLGIVFGDIGTSPLYVMKAIVNARNQGSNMPFNEYIEGALSCIIWTLTLQTTIKYVIIALRADNKGEGGILALFSLVKNLKKGWLYLIAIVGAAALIADGVITPSLTVMSAIEGLEIYNPHTPVVPITIGILIVIFVVQQFGTSFIGKFFGPVMVVWFLVLGGLGVMHLSENFEILRSFNPYYAYKLIVNSPSAIVILGAVFLCTTGAEALYSDLGHCGAKNIRVSWGFVKIMLILNYLGQGAWLLTNHSKPGFSVVNPFFGIMEEWMIIPGVILATAAAIIASQALITGSFTIFSEAMSLNLWPNQKIDYPSGVKGQMYIPRINWGLLILCIIVVLHFRESGKMEAAYGLSITVTMLMTTVLLIFWLLKHRVSKVLILLFALVYLAIELGFFSANIIKFMEGGWITVVLAGSIGLSMYAWYNGRLIKTRFIQFVKIEKYVSILKDMKLDETIPKYATNLAYLSRAKRNDEVESKIIYSIIKKQPKRADHYFILSIVNQEDPYTFKYTVDEILPGTVYKINFLLGFKVDRRINDYFNMVLKDLMADGTIPSRSSHPSLRAHEIPPDLKYVIIDNTYINDILLTVKQKITLNIYNFVKYIGSDDFKAWGVSSHNVEVESAPITELTVYDNKIEQSGYFRHNS, encoded by the coding sequence ATGGCAGACGTTACAGAAGATGGTTATCATTTTGATATAAAAAAACTTTCCTTCATTGGAGTTTTAGTTTCCCTAGGAATTGTTTTTGGGGATATAGGAACCTCACCGCTTTACGTAATGAAAGCGATTGTAAATGCAAGGAATCAAGGAAGTAATATGCCTTTTAATGAATATATAGAAGGAGCTCTTTCTTGTATTATCTGGACACTTACTCTTCAGACCACGATCAAATATGTGATTATTGCCTTAAGGGCAGATAACAAAGGAGAGGGTGGTATTCTGGCATTGTTTTCACTAGTTAAAAATCTTAAAAAAGGATGGCTGTATCTCATAGCGATCGTAGGAGCTGCCGCACTTATTGCAGATGGTGTCATTACACCGTCGCTTACTGTGATGTCAGCCATTGAAGGTCTGGAGATCTATAATCCTCATACCCCTGTTGTCCCCATTACTATTGGAATTCTGATTGTTATTTTTGTAGTACAGCAATTCGGAACCAGCTTTATTGGGAAGTTTTTTGGCCCTGTAATGGTTGTTTGGTTCCTAGTGTTAGGAGGTTTGGGTGTGATGCATTTAAGTGAGAATTTTGAGATTTTGAGATCTTTCAATCCTTATTATGCATACAAACTTATTGTAAACTCTCCCAGTGCAATTGTTATTCTTGGAGCTGTTTTTCTTTGTACAACAGGAGCAGAGGCTCTTTATTCAGATTTAGGGCACTGTGGAGCTAAGAACATAAGAGTAAGCTGGGGATTCGTTAAGATCATGCTTATCCTGAATTATTTGGGACAGGGAGCTTGGCTTCTAACCAATCATAGTAAACCAGGTTTTTCTGTGGTGAATCCATTCTTTGGAATTATGGAAGAATGGATGATCATACCGGGAGTAATTTTAGCTACTGCAGCAGCAATTATTGCAAGTCAGGCCTTAATTACAGGTTCTTTTACCATTTTCTCCGAAGCAATGTCTCTTAATTTATGGCCTAATCAAAAAATTGATTACCCTTCAGGTGTTAAAGGGCAGATGTATATTCCTAGAATTAACTGGGGACTTTTGATCTTATGTATTATTGTAGTGCTTCATTTCAGAGAATCTGGAAAAATGGAAGCAGCCTATGGACTTTCCATTACAGTAACGATGCTGATGACAACAGTTCTCCTTATTTTCTGGTTATTGAAACATAGAGTAAGTAAAGTATTAATATTGCTTTTCGCTTTAGTATACCTTGCTATTGAATTAGGATTCTTCAGTGCAAACATCATCAAATTCATGGAGGGAGGATGGATTACCGTTGTACTAGCTGGTTCCATTGGATTATCGATGTATGCATGGTACAATGGACGATTAATAAAAACAAGATTTATCCAGTTTGTAAAAATTGAAAAATATGTTTCTATTCTTAAAGATATGAAACTGGATGAAACCATTCCGAAATATGCAACCAACCTGGCTTATTTGAGCAGAGCAAAAAGAAATGATGAAGTAGAATCAAAAATTATTTATTCCATCATCAAAAAACAGCCTAAAAGAGCAGATCATTACTTTATTTTAAGTATTGTCAATCAGGAAGATCCATATACATTCAAATATACAGTAGATGAAATTCTGCCTGGAACAGTCTATAAAATTAATTTCCTTTTAGGATTTAAAGTAGACCGAAGAATCAATGATTACTTTAATATGGTATTGAAAGATTTAATGGCTGACGGAACCATTCCTTCAAGAAGCAGTCATCCATCTCTAAGAGCTCACGAGATACCACCCGATCTGAAATATGTAATCATAGATAATACATATATCAACGATATACTTTTAACTGTTAAACAGAAGATTACACTGAATATCTATAACTTTGTGAAGTACATAGGAAGTGATGACTTTAAGGCCTGGGGAGTATCTTCCCACAATGTTGAAGTGGAGTCTGCACCTATTACAGAACTTACAGTGTATGATAATAAGATTGAACAATCCGGGTACTTCCGCCATAACTCTTAA
- a CDS encoding RNA polymerase sigma factor: MSTKLEKTFIEFFKPNQKLIHKICRIYTDNTEDHDDLFQEITIQLWKSFPGFKGGSKFSTWMYRVALNTAITLFRKPQKRNAQTVDIDVSSLKIEYEAYEDEEHKLQKMYKAIHELSDVEKALIMMYLEDKPYKEIGEILGITEGNARVKMNRAKNNLKTKINTK; the protein is encoded by the coding sequence ATGAGCACAAAACTGGAGAAAACATTTATTGAATTTTTTAAGCCCAATCAAAAGCTTATTCATAAAATATGCAGGATATATACAGATAATACGGAAGATCATGATGACCTTTTCCAGGAAATCACGATTCAGTTATGGAAATCCTTTCCCGGATTTAAAGGAGGTTCCAAATTTTCTACATGGATGTATCGTGTAGCACTTAACACTGCCATTACCTTATTCAGAAAACCTCAAAAGCGGAATGCTCAAACAGTAGATATTGATGTTTCTTCCCTTAAAATAGAATATGAGGCTTACGAAGACGAAGAACATAAACTTCAAAAAATGTATAAAGCCATCCATGAGTTATCTGATGTGGAAAAAGCCTTAATCATGATGTATTTGGAGGATAAACCTTATAAAGAGATAGGAGAGATCCTTGGAATTACAGAAGGCAATGCAAGAGTAAAGATGAACAGGGCAAAAAATAATTTGAAAACCAAAATAAACACAAAATAA
- a CDS encoding DUF2147 domain-containing protein, with translation MKKLMLTFSLSLFSVLTFAQIEGKWKTIDDETKQAKSIVEIFKKSDGKYYGKVSQLLIKPADPNCSSCKDDRKGKPIVGLEIIRGLKKEGDEFTGGTITDPKTGKTYKCTVTKSGDKLNVRGYLGLSLLGRTQVWEKAN, from the coding sequence ATGAAAAAATTAATGTTAACATTCTCACTTTCTCTATTCAGTGTGCTTACGTTTGCACAGATAGAGGGCAAGTGGAAGACGATAGATGATGAAACCAAACAGGCGAAATCTATTGTGGAGATTTTCAAAAAATCAGATGGAAAATACTATGGTAAGGTTTCTCAATTATTGATAAAACCTGCTGATCCTAACTGTTCATCTTGTAAAGATGACAGAAAAGGGAAGCCAATTGTAGGGTTGGAAATCATTAGAGGATTGAAAAAAGAAGGGGATGAGTTTACCGGGGGAACTATTACAGATCCAAAAACTGGTAAAACCTACAAGTGTACTGTTACAAAAAGCGGAGATAAGCTAAATGTAAGAGGGTATCTGGGACTATCATTATTAGGAAGAACCCAAGTTTGGGAGAAAGCTAATTAA
- a CDS encoding pyruvate dehydrogenase complex E1 component subunit beta, whose amino-acid sequence MAEYTFREVIAQAMSEEMRKDESIYLMGEEVAEYNGAYKASKGMLDEFGPKRVIDTPIAELGFTGISVGAAMNGNRPIVEFMTFNFSLVGIDQIINNAAKIRQMSGGQWNCPIVFRGPTASAGQLGATHSQAFEGWFANCPGLKVVVPSNPYDAKGLLKTAIQDNDPVIFMESEQMYGDKMEIPEEEYYLPIGKADIKREGTDVTLVSFGKIMKLALQAAEDMAKEGISVEVIDLRTVRPLDFDTVLESVKKTNRLVILEEAWPFGSISSEITYMVQQKAFDYLDAPIKRITTPDAPAPYSAALFAEWFPKLEKVKEEIKKAMYVK is encoded by the coding sequence ATGGCAGAATATACTTTTCGTGAGGTAATTGCACAGGCAATGAGCGAGGAAATGCGTAAAGACGAATCCATCTACCTGATGGGGGAGGAAGTTGCAGAATATAATGGTGCATATAAAGCTTCAAAAGGAATGCTGGATGAATTTGGTCCAAAAAGAGTGATCGATACACCGATTGCAGAACTTGGATTTACAGGAATCTCTGTAGGAGCTGCAATGAATGGTAACAGACCAATCGTAGAATTTATGACATTCAATTTCTCATTAGTAGGAATTGATCAGATTATCAATAATGCGGCGAAGATCCGTCAGATGAGCGGTGGACAGTGGAACTGCCCAATCGTTTTCCGTGGACCTACTGCTTCTGCAGGACAATTAGGAGCTACCCACTCTCAGGCTTTTGAAGGTTGGTTTGCAAATTGCCCGGGACTTAAAGTTGTAGTACCTTCCAACCCATACGATGCAAAAGGATTGTTGAAAACAGCAATTCAGGATAATGATCCGGTTATTTTCATGGAATCTGAACAGATGTATGGAGATAAAATGGAAATCCCTGAAGAAGAATACTATTTGCCAATAGGAAAAGCTGATATCAAAAGAGAAGGTACAGATGTTACCTTGGTTTCTTTCGGTAAGATCATGAAGTTAGCTTTACAGGCTGCTGAAGATATGGCTAAAGAAGGAATCTCTGTAGAGGTGATTGACCTAAGAACTGTTCGTCCTTTAGATTTTGACACTGTTTTAGAATCTGTGAAAAAGACAAATAGATTAGTGATCTTAGAAGAAGCTTGGCCATTTGGTTCAATATCTTCTGAAATTACATATATGGTACAGCAAAAAGCATTTGATTATCTGGATGCACCAATCAAGAGAATTACTACTCCTGATGCACCTGCACCTTATTCTGCAGCCTTATTTGCAGAATGGTTCCCTAAACTTGAAAAAGTTAAAGAGGAAATTAAAAAAGCGATGTACGTTAAATAA